In Solanum stenotomum isolate F172 chromosome 6, ASM1918654v1, whole genome shotgun sequence, one DNA window encodes the following:
- the LOC125867598 gene encoding tetraspanin-7-like, whose translation MDFGKNGYIIMLILNLFGIIISIPIIIIPLITVNKFCRETSMSMFLIAGIMILTWSLAGLASSICCWKIGFQEFVYMRSQVFILFVVVLLGTMAWWQSRTDSRMYTYYDWKTFKNCMVKKQICQRNLGHGLDRLSPYASSTLQDACCKYPKICNNSDNNTSKNESTNSRDPFTWMDTYDGFPVAGNQNKSTETIEDCRQWSSDPNKLCFECYACKKGYLFKQDQNWATALSICVINSVVLLSFSCYFYSKNFEEPGREKSKSSKVHPTSV comes from the exons ATGGATTTTGGGAAAAATGGTTACATTATCATGCTCATCCTCAATTTATTTGGAATAATCATATCAATTCCTATAATAATTATCCCTCTCATAACAGTTAACAAATTTTGTCGTGAAACATCAATGTCAATGTTTTTAATTGCTGGAATTATGATATTAACATGGTCATTGGCAGGTTTAGCAAGTTCAATATGTTGTTGGAAAATTGGTTTTCAAGAATTTGTTTATATGAGGTCACaagtttttatattatttgtagTAGTTCTTTTGGGGACAATGGCATGGTGGCAATCAAGAACAGATTCACGTATGTATACATATTATGATTGGAAAACTTTCAAGAATTGTATGGTCAAGAAACAAATATGTCAAAGAAATTTAGGACATGGATTGGATAGACTTTCTCCATATGCTTCTAGTACCCTtcag gACGCTTGTTGCAAGTATCCCAAGATATGTAACAACAGTGATAACAATACATCCAAAAACGAGAGCACAAATTCGCGTGACCCTTTTACTTGGATGGATACATACGATGGTTTTCCGGTCGCCGGAAATCAAAACAAGTCTACAGAAACTATTGAAGATTGTCGTCAATGGAGTAGTGATCCCAATAAGCTTTGTTTCGAGTGCTATGCATGCAAAAAGGGCTATTTGTTTAAACAAGATCAAAATTGGGCTACTGCATTGTCAATTTGTGTTATTAATAGTGTTGTGCtcctttcattttcttgttatttttatagtAAGAATTTTGAGGAGCCTGGTAGGGAAAAATCAAAAAGTAGCAAAGTTCATCCTACTAGTGTATAG
- the LOC125867586 gene encoding polygalacturonase non-catalytic subunit AroGP2-like has protein sequence MHNKNLFSSCILLLLLSSLLSSNVVVAKDGDKSGNPFTPKGYLIRYWNKHVSNDLPKPWFLLNKASPLNAAQYATYTKLVADQNALTTHLQSFCSSANLMCAPDLSPSLEKHTGDVHFTSYDDKNFTNYGTKVFGLGFNSFKNYSADANVVVNSFRRYGRDSPRDNQFDNYAPDTNVPDQSFNSYSTNTPGGSGQFTNYAHNSNVPDLRFTSYSDHGTGGEQEFKSYADGGNAGQQSFKSYGKDGNSADSKFTSYGNETNVAASTFTNYGQNANGENQNFTSYGTNGNNPQNNFNNYGVGGNGPSETFTHYRDQTNVGDDKFINYVKDANAGEANFTNYGQSFNEGTDVFTTYGKGGNDPHINFKTYGVNNTFKDYVKDTATFSNYKNRTSQVLASLTEANGGKKVNNRWVEPGKFFREKMLKSGTIMPMPDIKDKMPKRSFLPRVIASKLPFSTSKIDELKKIFHAANDSQVAKMIGDALSECERAPSAGETKRCANSAEDMIDFATSVLGRNVVVRTTENTKGSNGNIMIGAVKGINGGKVTKSVSCHQTLFPYLLYYCHSVPKVRVYEADILDPNSKAKINHGVAICHVDTSLWGPKHGAFIALGSGPGKIEVCHWIFENDMTWATAD, from the exons ATGCATAacaaaaatcttttttcttcctGCATCTTGCTTCTTCTTTTGTCCTCACTACTATCTTCCAAT GTTGTTGTGGCTAAAGATGGAGACAAATCTGGGAACCCATTTACGCCAAAAGGTTATCTGATTAGATACTGGAATAAACATGTCTCAAATGACTTACCAAAGCCATGGTTCCTTCTCAACAAGGCATCTCCATTGAATGCTGCTCAATATGCAACTTACACTAAACTTGTTGCTGATCAAAATGCACTCACCACACACCTCCAATCCTTTTGCTCTTCAGCAAATCTCATGTGTGCACCAGATTTGTCACCGAGTCTCGAAAAACACACCGGAGATGTCCACTTTACCTCTTACGATGACAAGAACTTTACCAATTACGGAACCAAAGTATTTGGTCTCGGATTCAACTCCTTCAAGAACTATTCTGCTGATGCAAATGTCGTTGTGAATTCTTTTAGGCGCTACGGTAGAGATTCACCCCGTGATAATCAATTTGACAACTATGCCCCTGATACCAATGTACCTGACCAAAGTTTCAATAGCTATAGCACAAATACTCCAGGGGGTTCTGGCCAATTCACTAATTACGCCCACAATTCCAATGTCCCCGATCTCCGGTTCACTTCCTATTCCGACCACGGAACGGGAGGGGAACAGGAATTCAAATCCTACGCAGACGGCGGAAATGCTGGTCAGCAATCTTTCAAAAGCTATGGCAAAGATGGGAATAGTGCTGATAGTAAATTCACCAGCTATGGAAACGAAACTAATGTGGCAGCCTCAACATTTACAAACTATGGTCAAAATGCAAATggagaaaatcaaaatttcacttCTTATGGTACTAACGGCAATAATCCTcaaaacaatttcaacaactaTGGCGTTGGAGGTAATGGTCCATCCGAGACTTTCACTCACTACAGAGATCAAACGAATGTTGGTGATGACAAGTTCATTAACTATGTCAAGGATGCAAATGCTGGTGAAGCCAATTTCACCAACTATGGTCAATCATTCAATGAAGGTACTGATGTATTCACTACTTATGGTAAAGGGGGTAATGACCCACATATTAATTTCAAAACTTACGGAGTTAACAACACTTTCAAAGATTATGTCAAAGATACTGCCACATTTTCCAATTACAAAAACAGAACTTCCCAAGTTTTGGCTTCATTGACCGAGGCCAACGGTGGTAAAAAGGTGAATAACCGGTGGGTTGAACCCGGAAAGTTTTTCCGGGAGAAGATGTTGAAGAGTGGTACAATCATGCCTATGCCGGATATAAAGGATAAGATGCCTAAAAGGTCCTTTTTGCCCCGGGTGATTGCTTCGAAATTGCCTTTTTCTACCTCAAAGATTGATGAGCTGAAGAAAATTTTCCATGCAGCCAATGATTCTCAGGTGGCAAAGATGATCGGTGATGCTCTGAGTGAGTGTGAAAGAGCACCAAGCGCTGGCGAGACAAAACGGTGTGCTAACTCAGCTGAAGATATGATTGATTTCGCAACATCAGTACTGGGTCGAAATGTGGTGGTTCGAACGACTGAGAATACAAAAGGATCAAATGGGAATATCATGATAGGAGCAGTCAAAGGAATCAACGGTGGAAAAGTTACAAAATCAGTATCATGTCACCAGACCTTGTTCCCTTACTTACTGTATTACTGTCATTCGGTTCCTAAAGTCCGGGTCTATGAAGCGGATATTTTGGACCCGAATTCAAAGGCTAAGATCAATCACGGTGTTGCCATTTGCCACGTGGATACTTCTTTATGGGGACCCAAGCACGGAGCCTTCATTGCACTCGGGTCAGGACCCGGGAAAATTGAGGTTTGTCATTGGATCTTTGAGAATGACATGACTTGGGCAACTGCTGATTGA
- the LOC125867602 gene encoding protein phosphatase inhibitor 2-like, giving the protein MGVKWDEEKLEEIEANKPVRMKITEPKTPYHHPKIDDDDNFEEYGNRSNDVDDDMASCSSKNICDDPRKNDDDNDNDIIVMNHADVDVDADEDSDESERKRNFIEHRRGHYDEYKRIKELQRNGSLLQEFDDDDDDNINNIIDDGVKGIEIEEEKEDTSK; this is encoded by the coding sequence ATGGGCGTTAAATGGGATGAAGAAAAATTGGAGGAAATTGAAGCGAATAAACCGGTGAGAATGAAGATCACCGAGCCAAAGACACCATATCATCATCCTaaaattgatgatgatgataattttGAGGAATATGGCAATCGTAGCAATGATGTGGATGATGACATGGCATCGTGCTCAAGTAAAAATATATGTGATGATCCTCGTaaaaatgatgatgataatgataatgacatTATTGTTATGAATCATGCTGATGTTGACGTTGATGCTGATGAAGATTCTGACGAATCGGAGAGGAAAAGGAATTTCATAGAGCATAGAAGAGGTCATTATGATGAATATAAGAGAATCAAAGAGCTACAAAGAAATGGATCTCTTCTTCAAGaatttgatgatgatgatgatgataatattaataatattattgatgATGGTGTTAAGGGCatagaaattgaggaagaaaaggaaGATACTTCAAAATAG
- the LOC125867603 gene encoding uncharacterized protein At4g28440 isoform X1, whose protein sequence is MGEPKKQQPVFTKVDQLRPMATGLNLTVKVVNTKMVVPRGNQGRQMRLAECLVGDETGMIIFTARNDQVDMMKEGATVILRNAKIDMFKGSMRLAVDRWGRIEVTEPASFSVKEDSNLSLIEFEQVTVVEQ, encoded by the exons atgggtgAACCAAAGAAGCAGCAACCAGTTTTCACTAAGGTTGATCAGCTTAGACCAATGGCTACTGGGCTAAATCTTACTGTGAAGGTGGTTAATACAAAGATGGTAGTGCCAAGGGGAAATCAAGGCCGCCAGATGCGATTGGCTGAATGCTTGGTTGGTGATGAGACAGGGATGATCATTTTCACTGCTAGAAATGATCAAG TCGACATGATGAAAGAAGGTGCTACTGTAATTCTGCGCAATGCAAAAATAGATATGTTCAAGGGATCAATGAGGCTTGCAGTGGACAGGTGGGGACGTATTGAAGTTACCGAACCTGCTAGTTTCTCTGTCAAGGAAGACAGTAATCTGTCCCTTATCGAGTTTGAACAAGTGACTGTTGTTGAACAGTAA
- the LOC125867603 gene encoding uncharacterized protein At4g28440 isoform X2, giving the protein MATGLNLTVKVVNTKMVVPRGNQGRQMRLAECLVGDETGMIIFTARNDQVDMMKEGATVILRNAKIDMFKGSMRLAVDRWGRIEVTEPASFSVKEDSNLSLIEFEQVTVVEQ; this is encoded by the exons ATGGCTACTGGGCTAAATCTTACTGTGAAGGTGGTTAATACAAAGATGGTAGTGCCAAGGGGAAATCAAGGCCGCCAGATGCGATTGGCTGAATGCTTGGTTGGTGATGAGACAGGGATGATCATTTTCACTGCTAGAAATGATCAAG TCGACATGATGAAAGAAGGTGCTACTGTAATTCTGCGCAATGCAAAAATAGATATGTTCAAGGGATCAATGAGGCTTGCAGTGGACAGGTGGGGACGTATTGAAGTTACCGAACCTGCTAGTTTCTCTGTCAAGGAAGACAGTAATCTGTCCCTTATCGAGTTTGAACAAGTGACTGTTGTTGAACAGTAA